In a single window of the Hippoglossus hippoglossus isolate fHipHip1 chromosome 7, fHipHip1.pri, whole genome shotgun sequence genome:
- the LOC117764984 gene encoding thyrotropin subunit beta-like, whose amino-acid sequence MSLFVSQCTLLCALIGGTVCACMLKNHTLWIERHDCAQCVAINTTICSGYCYTQDTNFKGRFGRTFLIQRSCVPLSLVYRPACFPGCSKDATPQVYYPVARCCSCKRCDTRTHNCVRTSQNSYDQCPMTHGIVKNQNQSASEIYI is encoded by the exons atgtctctgtttgtgtcacaatGCACGCTGCTGTGTGCGCTGATTGGTGGGACagtgtgtgcctgcatgttGAAGAATCACACCTTGTGGATTGAGAGGCACGACTGTGCCCAGTGTGTGGCCATCAACACGACCATCTGCAGTGGCTACTGTTACACACAG GACACCAATTTTAAGGGCCGCTTTGGGAGGACCTTCCTGATCCAGCGTAGCTGTGTGCCTCTCTCCCTGGTGTACCGACCAGCCTGTTTTCCTGGCTGCTCTAAGGATGCCACCCCACAGGTGTATTATCCCGTGGCCCGCTGCTGTAGCTGTAAGCGCTgtgacacacgcacgcacaactGTGTCCGCACCAGCCAAAACTCTTACGACCAATGCCCCATGACGCATGGCATTGTGAAGAACCAGAACCAGTCTGCCTCTGAAATATACATATGA